TTTCTTGTTTCAAACATTTACGTGAGATTTTATTTCTCTCATGCTTTATTGAAATattctctcagtgtctgtctccgCTGATCTTTCAGAAGCTCAAACAATGAAAAGCGCTCACTCTTTGGCTGGATTCCTGCTCCTCATCATGATTCAAAGCAGCTTGCAGGTGCCTGACCAGGACACAGACCGAAACCCTATGTAAGATCAGCTTCCAGCATTGACTCATCCACGTTGGCCTAACAACCTGCCAGAGCAAAGATCCTTTACGGGACGATTTCAAAGCTCTCACCATGACTGTATTTGGTGACACCATCCTGACCAACTACCACTTCTTTAAgcttaaatctttttttattttctttgtttaaatgatctttttcttttgcttttttttttgctcgaGAGGGCCAAACATTTCTAAAGAACGACGGGTAAAGAATGCTTGTGCTGGCAGACAGCTTTGCCATTGACAGCTCCATGTGTTGCACTCAGAGAATCTGCTATTGACATTAGAGGAAAAGGATCTCCAGTGCAAATAGAACAAATGTCATTTACCGTTATGTCAACTGTCATTTTTAATGAGAAAACGGGCAggggatatatatattataacttgTATTTTAGGGCAGTTACGTGagatgatgtgtttttattttcttaataccTTCATTTAAGTGTTATTTGCATGTATTAGATTTCGATATCTTGTGTTTTAGCTAAAATGTGAGGTCTTCTGTTGCTTAGTAGGAGCATAGTGTAATCTTGTGAACATTTGATTTCACAAGGAATCACAGCAAGAAGAtccacatttacagaaatgatTACTTATTCTAAAATATATGATTAGAGATTGGTGGATGAGAATGATTGAGCAGAATAAACAATTGCGGTGTGGTGAAGACTTCAGGAAGTCGAACCCCCCATACAAAAGAGAGACTAAAGACAGTTAGGCATTTACAGACATATGACAGGAAGTGGTGTGTTTGAGATGAGATTGTGTCAACTTAAGTTTTATCATCTCCATCATTCGTAGGCTATTGGCTGAAAACTCTGTGCTGGCCGAACCCATTGAGCTCCCAAACATGAAGAGACATTCAGAGGGAACATTTTCCAACGACTACAGTAAATATCTGGAGACGAGAAGAGCACAAGACTTTGTCCAGTGGCTAAAGAACTCAAAAAGGAACGGGTGAGTGCGCCCTTTTCTTACTGGATCACTTCAACTTGGTGTGAATTTGATTGAATATAGTCTGAAATATATTGAGAGTCTGTCTTTAACAGCATTAGTACTGTACAGATGCCTCTGGTATCAGACAACACAGTTATATAAACAGCCTTTGTGACTGTATCCTCTGAATGTGTCTGTCTCTACAGGGGCTTATTTAGACGCCATGCAGACGGCACCTACACCAGTGACGTGAGCTCCTACCTGCAGGACAAGGCTGCCAAGGAGTTTGTGTCCTGGCTGAAGACTGGCCGAGGCAGAAGAGAGTAAACTCAACCAACGGCTAAACAATGCAACAATTCACACGGACCCTGTGCTATTCTATGTTTCACAATCTGTActagactttttttttcttggtcCTGCTATTAAATTCCACTCATACAAAGCTCTGCTGGCCTTCAGTGGTTGAAAGAAATGTTGTCAAAATGCAAAAAGTGAAAGtatgtttgaaatgtgtctCAATCATAAATGCTGTGTGACTTTTTATCAGATATTCACATCatgattctttatttttattttggcattttCATCTTTCTTCTCACATAAAATGTGTAAGAACACATTACAATCACATTATTATCCTGAATTGCAACTTCAATAATTACACCTGTAGATAGTCTCAATACCTTTTCTTATTGTTcagaaaaaaagtcatatttagttttcaataaagaaatgtgtacaaTCTACGAGTTCcctctttaaaaaatgaatccaTTTTTACATAATGTTGGTTTGACAATGATCTACAtctcagtgtgtgcatgtagatTATGTTTTAGGTGAAGGATCTGTCCATCACGAATagacttttaaaactttaatcAATTGCAGTTTCAAAGAGAAAATTGTTTTGCATAGTCAATTGGTTAAAGAGAATacaaagctgtttttctgtttatggAGGCAGAACAAAAGTAAACACGTCAAACTCCCCTGGGAGAAATGTGCTGTGGGATGATGGGcgtcacctgtcagctgtcacTGGAGAAGGATCTTCTAGTGATGCTCTGACAGCACACCTGGGAGAGTTATGCTAAATGAAAGAACATGAAATCACGTCAATCAGCTCAGACTCGCTGGGAACAATGAATGGGTCGACACTCTCGAGATCCTCCTGGCGCTGAGACAGAAACTCACATGAGCCAGAAGCTTGACATGCTTTGGGATGTCTCTAAGCTGTCATCCGTAGCACATCAAACCATCTGTTGATTACAAGAACCTTTGCCCACTTCAGTCTATTTGTAGGCCAAATCTCAGAGGGGTGAAAATGAATGCTTTAAGCAGCAATGATGTAGGATGTTTCTATCGTGTCATCCCCCATGCAGGTATTACGTTAATGGAGTGTGTGATCAAGCATGTGCACCGACCTAATCATCTGACAGTTGGTCTGATATGTGATTTGAGCCAAATGAATGGAGGGTTTTGTAGTTACAGATCAAGCAATGTTAAATACATGTCtgtaatactttataataaGGGTACAAACTTGTGCTTACTGCATTACTATTGCATGAATAGTGATGATTTAATGCATGAATTAATGCATCAGGATGTATCACAAATTCCTGTTGCTCACCTTTTCGtgatcatcaaatcaaatcaaatcaaatttatttgtatagcccaatatcacaaattatacatttgtctcagtgtgctttacagactgtacaggttacaacatcctctgtcctcagaccctcgcatcgcacaaggaaaaacttcctaaaagaaaccccaaaattaaaggggaaaaaatggaagaaacctcagggagagcaactgaggagggatccctctcccaggacggacagacgtgcaatagatgtcgtgtgtacaggataaacaacatagtacaaatacaacatttgacagaaattatgttgtgttggaaaaaaaaaaagaaatagaaagtttggatgaatccaggaaaatgtcaataaggcttcccggtgtccagcaggaccaggtcagcaggcgcagccacgattcatgatcctgacgtaaactttatcagtggcaacctgccacatgagagacagacactccggggatgataccccggatggtgagttagtaacatacatttacataaatgcatacagatagagagggagaagaagagagggagaagagagagggagagaaggaagagagcagggaggtgtcccccggcagtctaagcctatagcagcataactagtgATGCTAAAGTCACTATGAGTTTATGTGATTAGTTCCTGCTAATGGATTATCATTTATAGAATTGTGCCTTGCACACAACATTATGATTTAGTCTATTAGTGACAAAGACAAGACGAAGTGTGCTCATAGAAAGATGTTTATTAAGTTAAAATGACATTGACATGATATGCAgaattaaatttatattttctttttttaaataagccCATCCCTAGTTATTTTCAAACACCTCATTGTGATTCTCAGATGTTTGACAGAATTGTATTAGATATCTTTATGATTAAACTTATAAATTCATGATTCACTAAACTTTAtccaaacattaaaacaagttATGAGATtattaaaagttacatttacaaTATACACTGACAATAACACCAGGCAAAGTACTGTAAGTCTCTGTTAGAATACAAGGTATTCTGTAgcaaacattcattttattacacaaaataaatatagataaatCATTTCTCATATAAATGCAGAATTGACATTTTGGCAGAAAGTAATATTGCATTTTGTTCATAAGAGTATATTCAAAATGGTTCCATCCCATAAAGAAACATCAGAAATGTATACTTTGCAGgctttacatgtgtgtacacGTTTATTTATGGCTTTTCAGGAAGTCTTTATATGGTTATGATCAAGAATGAGCTCAGgcttttacaatatttattaaatctttatatttaattatacatCATATTCAATTTCTAAAGAGAAATGAAGAATTACAAGGAAtcagtaaataaatagataaataattcaaggatagaaaataaataaaatacaaattgatCCAATAACAAAAAACTTGAAAACAGTCTTTTagcaaaacaaaccttttacattttcttggGAAACAttcagtgaagaaatacagtTTCTAGATTTAGAAAGTACAATTTGACAACACGAGAAATAGTTTACTGGTTCATGAAGAGGCAGAATACTTGGGACACATTATTcacttacagtacacacaagATTTACAAGACTAAACATGAAGCATTGATTAACGGAAGCATACAATACAGATTTGTTTTACGAGCGCGCCAAGGGACGGTGACAAAGACTCCATCTTTCATTTATCATCATGAAAATACTGTGACTGTGCAGAGAACCCTGAGaatcaagaaagaaaagacagacgTCAAATTAAAAGATATATACTGAGCATGTACTGTGTTTTTAAGATGACTTGTTACCAGCAGTAGTGAAAGATGTACAAAGATTCTTTATTTGAGTAAAAGTAGTAACATCagagagtaaaaataaatgaaaagtattttttgaaaagaagtattatcagcaaaatgtacttaaagtatacaAAGCAAAAGAACTCCTTATACAGAATGGCCCCTTCCAGAgtgttatgttattatatactgaatatattattcattattcatattatattattattattattattatattattattatactgattATAAGATCATTTGTTATGAATGAAAACTCTTCCCACTAACAACTACAGCTGTACAAAGAGGTGCTGATAgacagctgtttccagtctttgtgctttatatttacacaacagatatgagagtggtatcaattcCCTCAACCAACTTTTGATAAGGAAGGGAGTAGGTATAAAACCTCTCACTGTTCCTTTAAATCTCAATTTCAAAAACCTAAAGAACTTAACAAAACATTAGTTCATCTACAGTCTGTTGCACATGAATCGGGAACATTTCTTAAACATGTACACGGTGACGGTTTTACTTGTGtttgagtaaaaacaacaagaaaaaaactaGTTTTCTCATTATGCGTCCTAAAAAAGATTTTCTATAAACTAAGACAGGCGCGGACATAAAGCAGATTCCACAAAAACATGAAGCCAAAGATTTAATGAGCTATTCGCAGCCAACTTTGTAAATATACTACTGCGGCACCATTTCCTTATTGAAATGTTTACCTAAGCTTATCAGTGCCCACACACAGTGTAGACCCAATTATTATAGAACGTCAAACGTTTAACGTATATTAAAAAACTTTGATCTAACCTTATCACACTTTTCACTAACTATGAGcgagtatactgtatattcaacAATGCAAAAAGTCTTACCACAATGTTTTTAGGTCTTACGGCTGCTGGCTGTTGGAATTCCAAGTATTTCCAAAAGAACCTTTTGACATTTCATCTGTGATATTGATGATGGGTATTCCTCTAGTGAAAAAAACAGGCGACAATGtactctctctatctttatgcAACAGAGAAAAACTGTGTAAACGTCACTTTGCAAGCATATTACAACTTACTTGTACCCCTCTAATGGCACTTGCACTACTCCCTCATCTTCTGCCTGTAgactctgctcctcctcctgacggttgaataaaatacagtttaaatgCATGTAGTTATgaatcaaatgaaatgaaatcgaCATGCATGTAGTGATGAATAGCAACAGCACCTCGTCAGCATCCtcaagcttcttcttcttgctctctGGCATGAGATCATCCAGCCAGCTCAACTCTCTCTTGGTGAAGAAACAGTCCATCAGCTTCCTGATGAACACCAGAGCCAATACCTGGAGAATTGACAAACAGAAACCTCTGAGAAAGTCCGACTTCCTAATTAAGGAGTACGCTGCGCTGGAGAGGTCGATAGATTCAAAGAAATAGGAAGCCGAAAAGGATGAATCAGTTGACATGTTTAAGTAAAGTCAGggatgtagaagaagaagttgtAAGGAACGTGTGgctttaaaacacttctgcatgCACAGCAGCAAAACTCTATACATTTGTTACAACAAAAGTAATGATTGATACAGTTTCATATTTTGGGGAGACTTAAAATCAAAATAGATAGTTGTGTCTACCTCCAATAACTCGTGCATTAATCACATTGTACATGGTATATGCCCAACTGTCCCCAGTAACATATCTGTATCTGCAGGAGGGTGGTGAAAGGTATGCTGCCTGTGTCAAAGTCTTGCAGATGCTATAATTGGATTGTTTACGCACCATCATGGGAAACACAATGGCAGCCTTGGAGGTCTTGATTACCCAAAGCATAACCAGACAGGTGAGCTGGATGATGGTGAAGAGGTGCACTTTCCTCAGGGGTACGTGTCGTAGATAGACGAAGTCTGGCTGGTGCTTAGCTGGCATGCCAAACAGTGTCAGACGGTCAAAGAACTGGAGAGGATAAATGATGAAAACAATTCTTAATTTGGCTCCCCATCCCCCAGAGAATCCTGTACAAGAATCCCCCTCATGACCTACAAAGTCCTCCATAACCTGAGCCCCAtcctacctgactgacctcctccacagacacactcccacccgCACCttccgctctgctgctgctgctgctaacctcctgagcagctaaatgttccactatgttcaccagctagttgccaacatgtgtctgtctgctgcttaGTGCTGAGCAGGTCGTGTACACTGGGTGTTAAAAAGGCCTGACAGGTAAATATTAAACTGAAAGAGAAGAGCTTCAGGTTCAGGCGATAATTCTATAAAGGTTCATTACTTTAACATTGTAacattattttcatattgtCATTTAATACATTATCATGACCAATATTGATGAGAGACACTTTAAGTTGTCTTATCTATGTTCATAATGCATAATTTGAGAAGAGTTACAACAATATGTGCACTTGTAATGTACAAGGGTTcctaaaagtaaagaaaaagttaaggtaagtaagtaagtaagtaaagtaagttAATAATTGTTAAGGTTAGCATTTTGGCAGACCTTTTTGGCAACAAAAAAGCTTTTATGAACTGACAATACACCGCCTGCCCTGCATAAATCAGCATAAATCAGCATCAAGGTAAAAGTTTCtgtctgctgaatgtgtaaCTACAACGAGCTTCATACCCTTGAAACCATAGAAGGACTTTTGCGCaatcaatatctttttttttttttaagtgtatgttttaatataaatatagtttataaaTAATAGAAAGTATTTCAAAgcgaagaaaataaaaatgaaatgggGCAATTAAATACCAGCCAGGTGTTCTTTAAATGCTGGGAACACACTCGAGTCCAATTAACACTTTTTATCTGGGCAGCCAGACAATATGGAGGCGATCCCCTATCATGGCTCCGTGAGAATTAACTGTCGAAACAGATTATCCGGTTGGAGCAtctacaaattaaaatgtaaccaCAGTGGCCAACTGTCTATGTAATCTCAGCCATGCAGataatctaaaaaaaaatagtAACAACCAAAATTCTGGTCCTAAAGTGTGTGATAATGACCATTTTAACTCTGCGACTCTGTTTCCATGGATTGTGTGACAAAAaagtgcaaataaaaataagcatGATAAAAAATGTGTAGGTTTTTTTGTGATGCAATTAACTTTAAACATAAGTTAGGTAAATGTAATCCACCAAAACCACAGAGTCTGTCATATCAAATGTCATATGAGGCATATGTCGTATCCTTGTGGTTCCTCATGTAATGATACTTTataatgggagcaaaaacagaTGCATCAAATACAGTGAAATTCAAATAGTTTTACCTGAATGCCTCTGAGAGAAGATGCTCCCATGTAAAGGAATACTCCATACAACACAGGCATAGGAATGAACTGaggaacaataacacatgtGTGTCAAAAGCACAGTTATGGCAGTAATTGCTCTAAATTAGCAGACCTGCTGCACTTAATAATTAACATTCAATGTCTTCAGGATGAAGCACTGAGACATGTATTACAGAGGGATACTATACGTCACACCTGATTATACTGGAAGAATAACTGCACACGGATGAAAATTcacaaataatttttaaaaagacGGCGTCTGACCTTCAGCACAGACGTCATGAAGACAGAGCAGCCCATGAGAGTGAAGATCATGAGGCCGGTAATACGTTGCTCTCTGATGCCGAGGAACTTGGGCTGCTCCCCAGGAGCTGAGCACTCGGACTCGAGCTTCAGGCTGTTGACGTGGGTGATGGAGAGGACGGTGGCCGCTACGAACCAGGGCAAGCCCATCAAAGAGCACACACCAAGCATCACCCCCACCATGAACAGATCCAGGTGGTACCCGCAGCCTTTCTGAAGGGGGGGAAAAGCACACcagtaaataaagttgaatttGAGCAATTTTGAAGTACTTTCAGACACGCTGAATTCAAATCAGGATGTCTCAAAGCTGAGACAGGAAAGTACCTTGAGTTTGTGTTCCTTCCTGTTGATGATGACAGCTGTGATCTGCTGGTCCATGAAGATGAGGATGGTACAAAGAAGAGCTGGGAACACAGTAATGATGGTGGTCCACCAGGGGTTGGGCCCCAGCGGGTTGATGAACCAACCTCGATCATCTCTCGTTGGCTgataaattagaaataaaaaatattgttgttgGTTAGACACAATTCAGAAATTTGTTGATAAAATCTTCTTTTATGGACTAGCTCACCTTAAACACACTGGGAACCTTTAGTTTTGGAGAGGGGATCCCTAAGGCATAGTCGATTAAGACCATGGTAAGGATGGCGAAGAAAACAGCAAAGTCACTGATGATGGATCTCACCTGATAGAGAGgaaaacatgtcaaaaatgATTCAGTCTCGTCTATTTTACCCAAAAAGGGGTTACAGGAAACAGAACTCATTATGTTCCAAATGTCCTCGTTTCTATTATGCAGTACCTGTATTTGACCACTAGAGTGTACCACTGCACTGTGCTGCTGTAGTAGCTTTTTCTTCATGCTTGGATCATAATGCACTCtaatataatgataatgtgTGAAAAATAGTACCTTTGTGGGAAAGTAATTGCTGAACTTGAACTCTTTGAGGAAGGCGGACAAGAAGATGGTGGAAAAGAAGAGAATGACACACCAGAAGAGGACATCAGGAACGTAGGGTCCATTAGGGCTGCAGGCGCTGCCAACAAACTCCCCGCGCTTTTCAATACAGTCCTGCAACAAGAGTTATTCATGCTCATCATATGTTTAGCAATACACGAGAATCAGCAAACATGAGTTTTTTCAACAAATACGCTTTATGAAAATCCGTGTGCACAAGAAATTTAACCGAGTAcaaaaaaatgtgcttttatagTGATTTGCAATGAGTAATCCAATATAATCCAGCGCACATGCCCTTAATCTCCTCTGTTCATCTTTCTACATCAGGGAGGGCATGCCACTTCAAGGTGGAAAACCTAAATGCTcagtattctttttattttgtctcaatAGTTCCTGCTCTGGTGTATAAAACCCCCCATAActgacagatttgtttttgtttttaattcctaCTTGTTTAAACTAATTCACCATAGGTAGTACCTTAGTCTCCAGTGCTTCCCAGTAGATTTCTGAGGCAGTGACATTAGTGATCTCCCAATACTTCAGGGTGGCATTGGTGGGGTCAGCAGGTTCAACACATGAACATCTGCGGAGGCACATGAACATCTGGGTGACTGAATAATCCCTCATCTGTCAGGGATCTACAGGACCTCCAAGAAATGTACTTAGTAATTACACTTTTTTTCCACTACTTTGATCAGGATATAGTGTGAGAATAAGTGTCCACGTACGAGTACGTGGTGAGTTTGTCCAGGTTGTTGTTCTTGTTAAAGGGATAGTGGTCTCCCAGGTAGATAAGTTTCTCCAAGGCCTCATAGATGAAGATGATGCAGATGAGTGAGGCAAAGGCTTCCTCCGTGAAACGTGTGATGTAACAAACGAGGGAGCTGGCATCTGTAGCCACCAGCACGATGCAGAGGAAAGCTGTCCACAGACCAATGCAGGTTCTCAGAGACAGATAGGACAATCCATACTCCCTATGTGGAGATTAAAGGGGAAACATCACTGTAGGACATATTTGAGATGAAAGCAAATCATATATAGATTATTTACTGTTTGCAATGTGGTGGGTTGGAGGAAGACAttatcaaaatgaaatgttcttttttaatGGGAGGCCAGATGTTTGTGAGATGGTTCATTCAGAAATGATCCCACAGTTAGCCGATAAACATCAGACAACGTAATCGCAGAATTATGCAACGTATAGATGAAATGAATAGTAGAATTTAATAAAATTATTTACGGATACAATcatattacaaataaatcataCTTGCAGAATTTGAACAATATCTTTTCAAATACAAGCACCGGCCCTGTGCTGCCCAGAATGGTGAGGGGCTGGCCGGCAAACAGGGAGTAGGCTATTCCAGTCAGTGAGGCTCCAAACAGAGACTCAATTGCACTCTGGGAAATGTGAGAGGATAGAGAGATCATTGATGAATTAAAAATATCTGCCTTATTGAACTACAACAGCTTGTCTTGGCAGAACggtgaacatttaaaagaaaaatgaatattatttaCTATGCGTCCTTCTGTTGCCTCGCCCAGTAGTCCTCCAAAGGTGATGACAGGGGACATGCAGGCACAGTAGAGGAACAGGAATGAGGCCACACACTGTAAACTGAACGCATCCGTGTAGTCGGACAGGTAGCTGGGTGCCTTGCGCTTGATGTCTAGAAAGAGACCACCAAACAACCtggaaatataaaaaggaattGTGTCACttattgttgtcatttattcacatgtgaaaatgtcattttcaaaagcagaatgatttattattatttattcaattgtgctgacattttttactttacttttatttattttttcactttactTGCTTTCCCTCTATTGCCTTTTTCCCGATGTTCAACTGTTGAGTCTGGCTTCGTGTGATAGGCCTCTACGATAGAAAGGTCTAGCTGCAAATAGACATCTCCAGGCAGGATGTTTCTATGGAAACCTTGGTATGATTACtatgtattatctattattttatttacataagaTTATTTCATGGTGCAGCCATTTTTTTGTGCCATGTCATACTTTCTATTAGACACataagaagctttttttttaattaacaactgtaagcacaaaaaataaatgtaataagcCAATTGAAGAAGCACACTTACAAAAtcctttattatatttaacggCAGGCTCCCTCTAAGTTCTTAAACATAAAAGCATGATGACATTAGTGTAGTGTTGTGTGAAGCTCAGGAGGCTGAGTAGTCCAATTGTAAGTAGATTCTCTGCAACAAGGTAGTGAGTGTTGTGAGTGGGCTGCATGCTGTACTGCCACAGCACTTAGTATGAGGcacttatttaaaataatatgtcTTCACCTCTGCATAAAGACTTCACACTCTTCTACTGCTGATCAGAATATTAttttgaacaaaaaacactgcccGTTCTCTCCCTTTGTGGTTCCCCACCTCTCAGTACGCTGCAATTCTGAACCCCCGTggccaccttcctcctcctcctcttcgccCTCGTTGGgaaaattgttatttttcttcctcttctcctgtttAACAAACAATCCACAGCAGTACGGTTATTTCTAGTCACAtgttatagaaatataaaagataagaaaagaaggaaaccAGCTACCAAAATTCCTACTAACCTGAGAAGGTACATTTTTTGGTGGCTCTATCCGTATGGTTGGGTCCCACTCTCCCGGAGGTAGGACTGTCACTTGATCCAGGAATTCATCGATCCCAGCGATCAGATCATTGCGGTCCTTAGCTTTATAGGCAACATCATGGAAAACCTGGAGACGTAAAAATAGGGAAGGTTGATTAAGGCTGCACTCCTGACTCAAACCTGCACACGCTGCACTGTATGTGCAAGCCTGACCCCACTCCCACAGTGTTCAGCATCCTTCAAGATGCATACTTTACATACTCGTGGTGTAGCTTTAATCCAACAGACAGGCACATTCAATCGTGTGGCTTTGGGACTTACTTAACCCCATACGAGCAGAAGATACCATACAAACATAGGACCTGCTCACCATGACACAAAAGTGTTAATCACTGACTCACAATTCTCCCCTATAAAATATCCAGTCTCATCAAAAGTTCTCATTCCACAGAGTGTTTAACAAAGTTTGGACTTGGTCAAAGCCCATATTTTCCTCCTCAGTGATGATGGATGGCAGCCAAAATCCCAAACAAAAAGGAGGACATGAGGGCTGACCAGCCGCCAACATTTGTCATAAGAAGCTCTGAGCTGTGTTTCATGCTGAGAAATGTTCCATCACTTCAGGAATTGCTTTGAGTTCTGCTGGACTGTGAATTTATGCAAAGCGCCTGCATAAAATCTCAAAATGACATCTGGTTGACATTCAAAACAATCCACACTCTTCAAAACATTAATGAAGAAATATACCCTGCAGGGTGCTAACACTGTTCTTTAGTGAATTCTTACCTCATCTGTCATAAGTGTTGCAATGGACCTTCCAATCTCATGATACTGAGACCCTCTACCCAAGGGCCCTAAAAGAATAAACAGAAACCTaaagacaaaagcagatttTTTTGAATACactgtcaaatcaaatctcAATCAGAACTTACTTTCAAATGTCCCTGTCTGGCTCATTTTCTAAACTACAGACAGGGTTCAGCTGggtaaaatgaaata
This portion of the Cottoperca gobio chromosome 21, fCotGob3.1, whole genome shotgun sequence genome encodes:
- the slc4a10b gene encoding sodium-driven chloride bicarbonate exchanger gives rise to the protein MDTTDQGAQIEPLLRTRNDDEAVVDRGGTRSQQGTNIGQEDLEGHRTLYIGVHVPLGSTRRHSHRRHHHHGNKHKRRMRDRAPSLVEGRESPIYDTPSQRVQFLLGTEDDEEHIAHELFTEMDEICVRDGEASEWRESARWLKFEEDVEDGGERWSKPYVATLSLHSLFELRSCIINSTVLLDMKANTIEEIADMVLDHQELYAPLGDELRKRVRETLLKQHHHQNHKKLANRLPIVRSLADMGRRTSELHLDKNGQMTASQCQLAGPDGKGDIGRENSHVDFSKIDLHFMKKIPAGAEACNVLVGELECLNKPVVAFVRLSPAVLLSGLAEVPIATRFLFILLGPLGRGSQYHEIGRSIATLMTDEVFHDVAYKAKDRNDLIAGIDEFLDQVTVLPPGEWDPTIRIEPPKNVPSQEKRKKNNNFPNEGEEEEEEGGHGGSELQRTERLFGGLFLDIKRKAPSYLSDYTDAFSLQCVASFLFLYCACMSPVITFGGLLGEATEGRISAIESLFGASLTGIAYSLFAGQPLTILGSTGPVLVFEKILFKFCKEYGLSYLSLRTCIGLWTAFLCIVLVATDASSLVCYITRFTEEAFASLICIIFIYEALEKLIYLGDHYPFNKNNNLDKLTTYSCSCVEPADPTNATLKYWEITNVTASEIYWEALETKDCIEKRGEFVGSACSPNGPYVPDVLFWCVILFFSTIFLSAFLKEFKFSNYFPTKVRSIISDFAVFFAILTMVLIDYALGIPSPKLKVPSVFKPTRDDRGWFINPLGPNPWWTTIITVFPALLCTILIFMDQQITAVIINRKEHKLKKGCGYHLDLFMVGVMLGVCSLMGLPWFVAATVLSITHVNSLKLESECSAPGEQPKFLGIREQRITGLMIFTLMGCSVFMTSVLKFIPMPVLYGVFLYMGASSLRGIQFFDRLTLFGMPAKHQPDFVYLRHVPLRKVHLFTIIQLTCLVMLWVIKTSKAAIVFPMMVLALVFIRKLMDCFFTKRELSWLDDLMPESKKKKLEDADEEEEQSLQAEDEGVVQVPLEGYKGIPIINITDEMSKGSFGNTWNSNSQQP
- the gcgb gene encoding glucagon b, which produces MKSAHSLAGFLLLIMIQSSLQVPDQDTDRNPMLLAENSVLAEPIELPNMKRHSEGTFSNDYSKYLETRRAQDFVQWLKNSKRNGGLFRRHADGTYTSDVSSYLQDKAAKEFVSWLKTGRGRRE